In a single window of the Methanotorris formicicus Mc-S-70 genome:
- a CDS encoding class I SAM-dependent methyltransferase, whose protein sequence is MHYFSEKPTSKHDVKIIEDVIRGKHLIFKTDSGIFSPNKVDKGTKLLAEEVEVDKDDDVLDLGCGYGVIGITLADEVNSVVMTDINRRAIKLAKENIKLNNLEDLDIEVYQGDLYENVKHKKYDIIVSNPPIKAGKKVIHRIIEEGKELLKDNGSLWVVIQTKHGAKSLAKFMGEVFGNVETVTIKGGYRILKSVKE, encoded by the coding sequence ATGCACTATTTTTCAGAAAAGCCAACATCAAAACACGATGTAAAGATTATTGAGGATGTCATAAGAGGAAAACATTTAATTTTCAAGACAGATTCTGGAATTTTTTCCCCAAATAAGGTAGATAAGGGCACCAAATTACTTGCAGAGGAAGTTGAGGTTGATAAGGACGATGATGTTTTGGATTTAGGTTGTGGATATGGAGTTATAGGTATTACTCTTGCCGATGAAGTAAATTCAGTTGTTATGACCGATATCAACAGAAGGGCCATAAAATTGGCAAAGGAAAATATAAAATTAAATAACTTGGAGGACTTGGATATTGAGGTTTATCAGGGAGATTTGTATGAGAATGTTAAGCATAAAAAATATGATATAATTGTATCAAATCCACCAATAAAGGCAGGGAAAAAGGTCATACATAGAATTATTGAAGAAGGAAAGGAATTATTAAAAGATAATGGAAGTTTGTGGGTTGTTATCCAAACCAAGCATGGAGCAAAATCTCTTGCGAAGTTTATGGGAGAGGTTTTTGGGAATGTTGAGACCGTTACAATAAAAGGAGGGTATAGGATACTAAAGTCAGTAAAAGAATAA